One segment of Pseudodesulfovibrio sp. 5S69 DNA contains the following:
- a CDS encoding UDP-glucose dehydrogenase family protein, with product MNVCIVGTGYVGLVSAACFAEMGNDIYCVDVNPKVVKILESGKVHIFEPGLEDLVKRNTEQGRLHFTTDLGEGLNEAEVVFITVGTPQREDGSCDLKYVDAVAAEIGQKMTTPKIVVDKSTVPVGTADRVRGIIAAELAKRGETIHFDVVSNPEFLKEGDAVNDFMKPDRVIVGTGDEKSATTIKALYAPFARSREKLIVMGVRSAEMTKYAANCMLATKISFINEVANICERVGADVSEVRAGIGSDSRIGYSFIYPGAGYGGSCFPKDVKALIDTASDHGYDAKLIRSVDEVNNVQKLVLAEKIKAYFASQGGVAGRTLALWGIAFKANTDDIREASAIEIIKELTGLGMKVRAFDPVANTRAREEVGHLENLEIMDSQYDVLEGADALAVVTDWNQFRNPDFDRIKRALTAPLVFDGRNLYLPERMGKAGFAYFSIGRTPVE from the coding sequence ATGAACGTATGCATCGTCGGCACCGGCTACGTGGGACTGGTTTCCGCGGCCTGTTTTGCCGAAATGGGAAACGATATCTATTGCGTGGACGTCAACCCCAAGGTCGTGAAGATCTTGGAGAGCGGCAAGGTCCATATCTTCGAGCCGGGCCTGGAAGACCTGGTCAAACGGAACACCGAACAGGGGCGCCTGCACTTCACCACCGACCTGGGCGAGGGCCTGAATGAGGCCGAGGTGGTCTTCATCACCGTGGGCACCCCGCAGCGCGAGGACGGCTCATGCGACCTCAAGTACGTGGACGCCGTGGCCGCCGAGATCGGTCAGAAGATGACCACGCCCAAGATCGTGGTGGACAAGTCCACCGTACCCGTGGGCACCGCCGACCGGGTGCGCGGGATCATTGCGGCCGAACTGGCAAAGCGCGGCGAGACCATCCATTTCGACGTGGTCTCCAACCCCGAGTTCCTCAAGGAGGGCGACGCGGTCAACGACTTCATGAAGCCGGACCGGGTCATTGTGGGCACGGGCGACGAGAAATCGGCCACGACCATCAAGGCCCTGTACGCCCCGTTCGCCCGCAGCCGCGAGAAGCTTATCGTCATGGGCGTGCGCTCGGCCGAGATGACCAAGTACGCGGCCAACTGCATGCTGGCCACCAAGATCTCCTTCATCAACGAAGTGGCCAACATCTGCGAGCGGGTCGGGGCGGACGTCTCCGAGGTCCGCGCGGGCATCGGCTCTGATTCGCGCATCGGCTACTCCTTCATCTACCCCGGCGCGGGCTACGGCGGGTCCTGCTTCCCCAAGGACGTCAAAGCCCTCATCGACACGGCCTCCGATCACGGCTACGACGCCAAGCTCATCCGCTCCGTGGACGAGGTCAACAACGTCCAGAAGCTCGTCCTGGCCGAGAAGATCAAGGCCTACTTCGCGTCCCAGGGCGGTGTCGCGGGCCGGACCCTGGCCCTGTGGGGCATCGCCTTCAAGGCCAACACCGACGACATCCGCGAGGCTTCTGCCATCGAGATCATAAAGGAATTGACCGGCCTGGGCATGAAGGTCCGGGCCTTCGACCCGGTGGCCAACACCCGCGCACGCGAGGAGGTCGGCCACCTGGAGAACCTTGAGATCATGGACAGCCAGTACGACGTGCTGGAAGGGGCGGACGCCCTGGCCGTGGTCACGGACTGGAACCAGTTCCGCAACCCCGATTTCGATCGCATCAAGCGCGCCCTGACCGCGCCGCTGGTCTTTGACGGCCGCAACCTGTACCTGCCCGAACGCATGGGCAAGGCCGGGTTCGCCTACTTCTCCATCGGCCGTACCCCGGTGGAGTAG
- a CDS encoding chemotaxis protein CheW: MRTEVGDIIDVEEGEVDQELTQLVTFSIGDEEFGVNILQVQEIIRTMEITNVPRAPEFVEGVINLRGKVIPIVDMRRRFGLRSKEHDKYTRIIVIEIDMIIVGFVVDSVSEVLRIPASSVQPPPPVVAGMDSDYIDGVGKLEDRLLILLDLDSLLDNEEKEALGTV, translated from the coding sequence ATGAGAACGGAAGTTGGAGACATCATCGACGTCGAAGAGGGCGAAGTCGATCAGGAACTGACCCAGTTGGTGACCTTCAGCATCGGCGACGAGGAATTCGGGGTCAACATTCTCCAGGTCCAGGAGATCATCCGGACCATGGAGATCACCAACGTTCCGCGTGCCCCCGAGTTCGTCGAGGGCGTCATCAACTTGCGCGGCAAGGTTATTCCCATCGTGGACATGCGCCGCCGCTTCGGGCTCCGGTCCAAGGAGCACGACAAGTACACGCGGATCATCGTCATCGAGATCGACATGATCATCGTCGGTTTCGTGGTCGATTCCGTGTCCGAGGTCCTGCGCATCCCGGCCAGCTCCGTGCAGCCGCCGCCGCCCGTGGTGGCCGGCATGGACTCCGACTACATCGACGGTGTGGGCAAGCTTGAAGACCGCCTGCTGATCCTGCTCGACCTGGACTCGCTCCTGGACAACGAGGAAAAGGAAGCCCTGGGCACCGTCTAG
- the mfd gene encoding transcription-repair coupling factor produces MPATYPKDIADFMKGAVDSVRIFKSGPASQALLAGSLLAGGSDVVLVVPGVAEFREMQALLTLLSRGGRGGPAQPAWEREWVFLPPYHSRTPEPQGWSERWAALYGLVYRDGPRGVLMTADNLLPHWPDETVLRENWATLAKGEEMSPDILLEQLVSWGYVRRKLVSDPGDMAMRGDILDIHAPGYELPLRLEFFGDVLEEIRLFDPASQRSKADLAEAVLLPVAPGITTPDRGFRARDQWEKLRRTGEITAAQEQALSERLDANDGFVWPGLYYDAPVGLEDYLPGNAAWLLSSGGTLRARLEDREQAWRDYLKDEERDKGVSLPRRFIIRSHDVARQAWSSARQLVFEELTIGREKNGIDLPETPYSDFTDIFWRPESIRRPWAALMAGLKEWQSAGETTILSFRTQRSRTKFLNLAEQESLPITLEYVPDRQGLYALVSPLRKGMDIGWSRTRILGEEVIQPQAPRGQAGRDKAFKGLERYDDLSEGDLLVHRDYGLSQFGGLHHMAIGEGANDYLLLYFSGEDKLYLPVDRLNLVQRFKGPEGAKQPSLDKLGGSRWAKTTAKVRKAIEKIAHELVEMYAFRRVAKGFGYGPLDEMYAEFEATFGFEETPDQEKAVNDVFRDMEKPEPMDRLVCGDVGFGKTEVALRAAFRAALEGRQTALLCPTTVLAEQHYQTFTKRMEGFPVRVGLLSRFVTAKRQKTVLEAAARGEIDILIGTHRILSKDVELPNLGLLILDEEQRFGVKHKEKLKHFRQNIDVLTLTATPIPRTLQLSLSGIRGLSVIETPPVDRKPVETGIMERDELELKAVLRRELDRGGQVYWVYNRVNGLERVAEYVRGLVPDAKVGMAHGRMSEKGLEDAMRGFWHGELDVLVCTSIVESGLDFPNANTLVVDQAQLFGLGQLYQLRGRVGRSERQAYAYFVVPSIKDISEIVRKRLRIILDMDYLGAGFKVAMEDLRLRGAGNILGEAQSGQIAKVGLELFLEMLEEEVARLRGEEHAGASDTELNFVFEAHIPGGYIPDSRERLRYYRALSSAATDMELREYEAEIRDRFGPLPEPLDAFFGVLRIKRTLSRLQAARAELYPGRAVITWKDNAIAVNPEKLIHWVNERGEAARLIPPAKLEIRYDDAHSMREALESTAADLEGMLDAETVPPDGR; encoded by the coding sequence ATGCCAGCCACATATCCCAAGGACATAGCCGACTTCATGAAGGGGGCCGTTGATTCGGTCCGCATATTCAAGAGCGGGCCGGCCTCCCAGGCCTTGTTGGCCGGTTCTCTGCTGGCCGGCGGATCCGACGTGGTCCTCGTGGTGCCGGGCGTGGCCGAGTTCCGGGAGATGCAGGCCCTGCTGACCCTGTTGTCGCGCGGCGGCCGGGGCGGACCGGCCCAGCCCGCCTGGGAGCGGGAGTGGGTTTTCCTGCCGCCATACCATTCGCGCACGCCCGAGCCGCAGGGCTGGAGCGAGCGGTGGGCCGCCCTGTACGGGCTGGTCTATCGGGACGGTCCGCGCGGCGTGCTCATGACCGCCGACAACCTTTTGCCGCACTGGCCCGACGAGACGGTCCTGCGCGAAAACTGGGCCACCTTGGCCAAGGGCGAGGAGATGTCCCCGGACATCCTCCTGGAGCAGCTCGTCTCCTGGGGATACGTCCGCCGCAAGCTCGTTTCCGACCCCGGCGACATGGCCATGCGCGGCGACATCCTGGACATTCATGCGCCGGGCTACGAACTGCCGCTGCGCCTGGAATTCTTCGGTGACGTTCTCGAGGAGATCCGGCTGTTCGACCCGGCCTCCCAGCGTTCCAAGGCGGACCTGGCCGAGGCCGTGCTCCTGCCCGTGGCGCCGGGCATCACCACGCCGGACCGGGGCTTCCGCGCCCGCGACCAGTGGGAGAAGCTGCGCAGGACGGGCGAGATCACGGCCGCCCAGGAACAGGCCCTGTCCGAACGGCTGGACGCCAACGACGGGTTTGTCTGGCCCGGTCTCTACTACGACGCGCCCGTGGGGCTTGAAGACTATCTGCCCGGCAACGCGGCTTGGCTGCTCTCCTCGGGCGGGACCCTGCGGGCTCGGCTCGAAGACCGTGAGCAGGCATGGCGCGATTATCTGAAGGACGAGGAGCGCGACAAGGGCGTCAGCCTGCCCCGGCGGTTCATCATCCGCTCCCACGACGTGGCCCGCCAGGCGTGGAGTTCCGCCCGCCAACTGGTCTTCGAGGAGTTGACCATCGGTCGGGAGAAGAACGGCATCGACCTGCCCGAGACCCCGTACAGCGATTTCACGGACATCTTCTGGCGGCCCGAGTCCATCAGGCGGCCGTGGGCGGCCCTCATGGCCGGGCTCAAGGAGTGGCAGAGTGCGGGCGAGACCACCATCCTGAGTTTCCGTACCCAACGCTCGCGGACCAAGTTCCTGAATCTGGCCGAGCAGGAGAGCCTGCCCATCACCCTGGAATACGTGCCGGACCGCCAGGGGCTCTATGCCCTGGTCTCGCCCCTGCGCAAGGGCATGGACATCGGCTGGAGCCGGACCCGCATCCTGGGCGAGGAGGTCATCCAGCCCCAGGCGCCCAGGGGCCAGGCCGGGCGGGACAAGGCCTTCAAGGGGCTTGAGCGGTACGACGACCTGTCCGAGGGCGACCTGCTGGTCCACCGGGACTACGGCCTGTCCCAGTTCGGCGGCCTGCACCACATGGCCATCGGCGAGGGGGCCAACGACTACCTGCTTCTGTATTTTTCCGGCGAGGACAAGCTCTACCTGCCCGTTGACCGGCTCAACCTGGTCCAGCGCTTCAAGGGGCCCGAGGGGGCCAAGCAGCCGTCCCTGGACAAGCTCGGCGGCTCGCGCTGGGCCAAGACCACGGCCAAGGTCCGCAAGGCCATCGAGAAGATCGCCCACGAGTTGGTGGAGATGTACGCCTTCCGCCGGGTGGCCAAGGGATTCGGCTACGGCCCCTTGGACGAGATGTACGCCGAGTTCGAGGCCACCTTCGGCTTCGAGGAGACCCCGGACCAGGAAAAGGCCGTGAACGACGTGTTCCGGGACATGGAGAAGCCCGAGCCCATGGACCGGCTTGTCTGCGGCGACGTGGGCTTCGGCAAGACCGAGGTGGCCCTGCGCGCGGCTTTCCGCGCGGCGCTGGAAGGCCGCCAGACGGCCCTGCTGTGCCCGACCACGGTGCTCGCGGAACAGCATTATCAGACCTTCACCAAGCGCATGGAAGGATTCCCGGTGCGTGTGGGCCTGCTCAGCCGGTTCGTCACGGCCAAGCGACAGAAGACCGTGCTCGAGGCCGCCGCCCGTGGCGAGATAGACATCCTCATCGGTACGCACCGTATCCTGTCCAAGGACGTGGAGTTGCCCAACCTCGGCCTGCTCATCCTCGACGAGGAGCAACGGTTCGGGGTCAAGCACAAGGAAAAACTCAAGCATTTCCGGCAGAACATCGACGTTCTGACCCTGACGGCCACACCCATCCCCCGGACCCTGCAACTGTCGCTTTCGGGCATCCGCGGCCTGTCGGTCATCGAGACTCCGCCCGTGGACCGCAAGCCCGTGGAAACGGGCATCATGGAACGTGACGAGCTGGAGCTCAAGGCGGTCCTGCGCCGGGAGCTGGACCGGGGCGGCCAGGTGTACTGGGTGTACAACCGGGTCAACGGCCTGGAGCGGGTGGCCGAGTACGTGCGCGGCCTGGTCCCTGACGCCAAGGTGGGCATGGCCCACGGCCGGATGAGCGAGAAGGGGCTGGAGGACGCCATGCGCGGCTTCTGGCACGGGGAGCTGGACGTGCTCGTGTGCACCTCCATCGTCGAGTCCGGCCTGGATTTCCCCAACGCCAACACTCTGGTCGTGGATCAGGCCCAGCTTTTCGGCCTGGGCCAGCTCTACCAGCTACGCGGCAGGGTGGGACGCAGCGAGCGGCAGGCCTATGCGTATTTCGTGGTCCCGTCCATCAAGGATATTTCCGAAATCGTCCGCAAACGCTTGCGCATCATTCTGGACATGGATTATCTGGGGGCTGGATTCAAGGTGGCCATGGAGGACTTGCGCCTTCGCGGCGCAGGCAATATCCTGGGTGAAGCCCAGTCCGGGCAGATCGCCAAGGTCGGGCTTGAACTTTTTCTCGAAATGCTTGAGGAGGAGGTCGCCAGGCTGCGCGGCGAGGAGCACGCCGGGGCGTCGGACACGGAACTCAATTTCGTGTTCGAGGCGCATATCCCCGGCGGGTACATCCCGGACTCGCGGGAACGGCTGCGCTACTACCGGGCCCTTTCCTCGGCCGCAACCGACATGGAACTGCGCGAATACGAGGCGGAAATTCGCGACCGTTTCGGCCCGCTGCCCGAGCCGCTGGACGCCTTCTTCGGCGTCCTGCGCATCAAGCGGACCCTGTCCCGGCTCCAGGCGGCCAGGGCCGAGCTCTATCCGGGCCGGGCGGTCATAACCTGGAAGGACAACGCCATAGCGGTCAACCCCGAAAAACTGATCCACTGGGTTAATGAAAGGGGGGAGGCGGCCCGGCTCATTCCTCCGGCCAAGTTGGAAATCCGATACGACGACGCGCATTCCATGCGGGAGGCGCTGGAATCCACCGCCGCGGACCTCGAAGGCATGCTTGATGCCGAAACCGTGCCGCCGGACGGCCGATAA
- a CDS encoding peptidylprolyl isomerase produces MKRHIAIIFILAALLAGCSGDTDDIGIVARVNGAPIYLSQLEFQHDQFQEDSVGAYVPSVAKLRKEYGEILSDLIVQELVVQELARRDLSVTDEELRKAENTVRADYPEGAFEQVLVEEYIDLKSWRRQLRYYLAQKKFFQQVLRPQIKIDYKEAEKYYRDHISDFYLPESLRILVVRGPSRELVVKAVEKYQKDHDQMNLATAFGEVETREVVVREGRLSAPWRNALTGLKPGQASDVLTDRFGFEALVLLERSEAKVLPPAQAYPLVEEALLEKKMESAFETWLSGVLAKADIQVSEHLLESASKAGEGDGTGPDAAVAEPDGSAADEDMQPALPQDMSPDEGNGQEPSDEAIPMDQIGTDTGI; encoded by the coding sequence ATGAAACGTCACATAGCGATAATCTTTATTTTGGCGGCCCTGCTGGCCGGATGCTCCGGGGACACGGACGACATCGGCATCGTGGCCCGGGTCAACGGCGCGCCCATCTATCTGAGCCAACTGGAGTTCCAGCACGATCAGTTCCAGGAGGACAGCGTCGGGGCCTATGTCCCCAGCGTGGCCAAGCTGCGCAAGGAGTACGGCGAGATCCTGTCGGACCTCATCGTCCAGGAGTTGGTGGTCCAGGAGCTGGCCCGCCGCGACCTGTCCGTGACCGACGAGGAGTTGCGCAAGGCCGAGAACACGGTGCGCGCCGACTACCCCGAGGGGGCCTTTGAACAGGTCCTGGTGGAGGAGTACATCGATCTCAAGTCCTGGCGGCGGCAACTGCGCTACTACCTGGCCCAGAAGAAGTTTTTCCAGCAGGTCCTCAGGCCGCAGATCAAGATCGACTACAAGGAAGCCGAGAAATACTACCGCGACCACATCTCAGATTTTTATCTGCCCGAGAGCCTGCGCATCCTGGTGGTGCGCGGCCCGAGCCGGGAGCTGGTGGTCAAGGCGGTGGAGAAATATCAGAAGGACCACGACCAGATGAACCTGGCTACCGCGTTCGGCGAGGTCGAGACCCGGGAGGTGGTGGTCCGCGAAGGGCGGCTGTCCGCCCCCTGGCGCAACGCCCTGACCGGGCTCAAGCCGGGCCAGGCCAGCGACGTGCTGACCGACCGCTTCGGCTTCGAGGCCCTGGTCCTGCTCGAACGCAGCGAGGCCAAGGTCCTGCCTCCGGCCCAGGCCTACCCCCTGGTGGAGGAGGCCCTGCTCGAGAAGAAGATGGAGAGCGCCTTCGAAACGTGGCTCTCCGGTGTCCTGGCCAAGGCGGATATCCAGGTCAGCGAGCATCTCCTGGAGTCCGCCTCGAAAGCCGGGGAAGGGGATGGGACCGGACCGGACGCCGCCGTTGCGGAGCCGGACGGTTCGGCCGCGGACGAGGATATGCAACCGGCCCTGCCCCAGGACATGTCTCCGGACGAAGGAAATGGGCAGGAACCGTCCGACGAGGCCATCCCCATGGACCAGATCGGCACCGATACGGGCATCTGA
- a CDS encoding SurA N-terminal domain-containing protein, which produces MLLICSVTAQAEDKVVDRILVKVNDSIVTQYDLDQAMKPVYDKIKDRKLSAREQAQVRQLRSQAISKLVNDILIQQEIKRFSIDISEENMDKEIERVRNERGLTLEEFEKVVAKDGLTMEEFRARLKKLLEKQELIGHMVNSKVVVTDSEIQDEYNARKDDYSMGKMVELAIILLPPEVSPVEVRERITSGEMTFADAVAKYSVGPGKDSGGSIGELNWDDLADEWKSSLDGVAQGGVSSPLTIQGHQALLSPIKINDDRMVPLEDVRDDIYKELMEKKRETVFTDYFEKLKKSAVIIYMDDSLKPDNGVTQ; this is translated from the coding sequence ATGCTCTTGATATGTTCCGTGACGGCACAGGCCGAGGATAAGGTCGTGGACCGCATCCTGGTCAAGGTCAACGACTCCATCGTCACCCAGTATGATCTGGACCAGGCGATGAAGCCCGTCTACGACAAGATCAAGGACCGCAAGCTCAGCGCCAGGGAGCAGGCCCAGGTGCGGCAACTGCGCAGCCAGGCTATAAGCAAGCTCGTCAACGACATCCTCATCCAGCAGGAGATCAAGCGGTTCTCCATCGATATCTCCGAAGAGAACATGGACAAGGAGATCGAGCGGGTCCGCAACGAGCGCGGCCTGACCCTGGAAGAGTTCGAGAAGGTGGTGGCCAAGGACGGCCTGACCATGGAGGAGTTCCGGGCCAGGCTCAAGAAACTGCTCGAAAAGCAGGAGCTCATCGGCCACATGGTCAACAGCAAGGTCGTGGTCACGGACTCGGAGATCCAGGATGAGTACAACGCCCGGAAGGACGACTATTCCATGGGCAAGATGGTCGAGCTGGCCATCATTCTCCTGCCGCCCGAGGTCTCCCCGGTGGAGGTCCGCGAGCGGATCACCAGCGGCGAGATGACCTTTGCCGATGCGGTGGCCAAGTACAGCGTCGGACCGGGCAAGGATTCGGGCGGGTCCATCGGCGAGTTGAACTGGGACGACCTGGCCGACGAGTGGAAGAGTTCTCTCGACGGCGTGGCGCAGGGCGGCGTGAGTTCGCCGTTGACCATCCAGGGCCATCAGGCGTTGCTTTCGCCGATCAAGATCAATGACGACCGCATGGTCCCGCTTGAGGATGTTCGGGACGACATCTACAAGGAATTGATGGAGAAGAAGCGGGAAACGGTGTTTACGGACTATTTCGAGAAATTGAAGAAGAGCGCGGTCATCATCTACATGGACGACTCGCTCAAGCCCGATAATGGAGTAACCCAATGA
- a CDS encoding helix-turn-helix domain-containing protein, giving the protein MTFQELGETLQREREAKGLTIKAVMEATKISRVILLALESGDRSALPHPVYTKGFVKSYARLLGLDPDELSMVVDREYQMEQPDAGDLSYDVAPNAEKAFQDNDMGSARRRRSVWPTILIVLALAGAAVILVLNLNKAKLPGSSAPASVPAEQSVEPAEPAPAAPEAVAPEAAPSEDQAAPEVVPAEEQGGLEETGQAPAAEPAPAEPAPAPAEAAPAQEKAAASVPVPAPAEAVDEEAAITQEGAPTEPKYDHVVIIRATTNKGCWIGVWRGEETKMARDFVLRKGEPLRLMFNSPRRIRIGNVSGVTVTYNGKPYALDATKGNIQTLTFGM; this is encoded by the coding sequence ATGACATTTCAGGAACTCGGCGAGACGCTGCAGCGTGAACGGGAGGCCAAGGGGCTGACCATCAAGGCGGTCATGGAGGCCACCAAGATCAGCCGTGTCATCCTCCTCGCCCTGGAGAGCGGCGACCGTTCGGCCCTGCCTCACCCGGTGTACACCAAGGGGTTCGTCAAGAGCTATGCCCGCCTGCTCGGCCTCGACCCGGATGAGTTGTCCATGGTCGTGGACCGCGAATACCAGATGGAGCAGCCCGATGCCGGGGATCTTTCCTACGACGTGGCGCCCAACGCGGAGAAGGCCTTCCAGGACAACGACATGGGCTCGGCACGCCGCAGGCGGTCCGTGTGGCCCACCATCCTCATCGTCCTGGCCCTGGCCGGTGCGGCCGTGATTCTGGTGCTCAACCTGAACAAGGCCAAGCTGCCCGGCTCCTCGGCACCCGCGTCCGTTCCGGCCGAGCAGTCCGTGGAGCCCGCGGAGCCGGCTCCGGCGGCCCCCGAGGCGGTGGCTCCCGAGGCCGCACCCTCCGAGGACCAGGCCGCTCCCGAAGTCGTACCAGCCGAAGAGCAGGGGGGCCTGGAGGAGACGGGCCAGGCGCCCGCGGCCGAACCCGCTCCGGCCGAGCCTGCGCCCGCGCCCGCCGAGGCCGCGCCCGCGCAGGAGAAGGCAGCCGCATCCGTTCCGGTCCCCGCCCCGGCCGAGGCCGTGGACGAGGAGGCCGCCATCACCCAGGAAGGCGCGCCCACCGAACCGAAATACGACCACGTGGTGATCATCCGCGCCACCACCAACAAGGGCTGCTGGATCGGCGTCTGGCGCGGCGAGGAGACCAAGATGGCCCGCGACTTCGTCCTGCGCAAGGGCGAGCCCCTGCGGCTGATGTTCAACAGCCCCCGCCGTATCCGCATCGGCAACGTCTCCGGGGTGACCGTGACCTACAACGGCAAGCCCTATGCCCTGGACGCCACCAAGGGCAACATCCAGACCCTCACCTTCGGCATGTAA
- the recO gene encoding DNA repair protein RecO: protein MSATEKALVLKTGRFREADVWVRLLTPSRGVFNGFAFGGSRSRRRFVGCLDPLSHVLFTIGTNKTGTYTVLEEGSLLHNFPAVRKDPAKTGLAVNCVKFVEAVEIDPNDAKPAYALLLETLHMLDESGGGSDFTPWLFRAKLAFEMGFTPDFLACGVCGRPLDCECGHRFGVERGQVACRTCLSDGKPLEGLARPISAGVLRALDWIQHSRPSDWATVTMDGEVRRQVSQLIELFVAYHLGLSWEGGMYKKV, encoded by the coding sequence ATGAGCGCCACCGAGAAAGCCCTTGTACTCAAGACCGGGCGATTTCGGGAGGCCGACGTCTGGGTCCGGCTGCTCACCCCCTCCCGCGGGGTGTTCAACGGATTCGCCTTCGGCGGCAGCCGTTCGCGACGCCGCTTCGTGGGGTGTCTCGACCCTCTGAGCCACGTGCTCTTCACCATCGGGACCAACAAGACCGGCACCTATACCGTCCTCGAAGAGGGCAGCTTGCTGCACAATTTTCCCGCGGTCCGCAAGGACCCGGCCAAGACCGGCCTGGCGGTCAACTGCGTCAAGTTCGTGGAGGCGGTGGAGATCGACCCGAATGACGCCAAGCCCGCCTATGCGCTGCTCCTCGAAACCCTGCACATGCTCGATGAAAGCGGCGGCGGCAGCGACTTCACGCCCTGGCTTTTCCGGGCCAAGCTGGCCTTTGAGATGGGCTTTACCCCCGATTTCCTGGCCTGCGGGGTATGCGGCCGTCCGCTTGACTGCGAGTGCGGCCACCGCTTCGGCGTGGAGCGGGGCCAAGTGGCCTGCCGGACTTGTCTTTCGGACGGGAAACCGTTAGAGGGACTTGCTCGGCCGATTTCCGCAGGGGTCTTGCGCGCCCTGGACTGGATCCAGCACAGCAGGCCGTCGGACTGGGCCACGGTGACCATGGACGGCGAAGTCCGCCGACAGGTCAGTCAGTTGATCGAACTTTTCGTCGCCTACCACCTGGGCCTGTCTTGGGAGGGCGGCATGTATAAAAAGGTATGA
- the glyQ gene encoding glycine--tRNA ligase subunit alpha yields MNFQEVILKLQNFWADYGCAVVQAMDIECGAGTFNPSTFFRVIGPEPWKTAYVEPSRRPTDGRYGENPNRLQHYYQFQVILKPSPDNVQELYLESLKEIGIDAAAHDIRFVEDDWESPTLGAWGLGWEVWLNGMEVTQFTYFQQVGGIDLKPVSVEITYGLERLCMYLQEKESVYDLMWNNEITYGNVFHQNEVEMSKYNFELSNADMLFDLFNKFEAECLKLCEEGLPWPAYDYCLKCSHSFNLLDARGAISITERATYIGRVRNLASKIARLYADQREEMGYPMLKK; encoded by the coding sequence ATGAATTTTCAGGAAGTCATACTGAAATTACAGAATTTCTGGGCAGATTACGGGTGCGCCGTGGTCCAGGCCATGGACATCGAGTGCGGGGCGGGGACGTTCAACCCCTCCACCTTTTTCCGGGTCATCGGCCCTGAACCGTGGAAGACCGCCTACGTGGAGCCTTCCCGCCGTCCGACCGACGGCCGCTACGGGGAGAACCCGAACCGCCTGCAGCACTACTACCAGTTCCAGGTCATCCTGAAGCCGTCCCCGGACAACGTCCAGGAGCTGTACCTTGAGAGCCTGAAGGAGATCGGCATCGACGCGGCCGCCCACGACATCCGGTTCGTGGAGGACGACTGGGAGTCGCCCACCCTGGGCGCCTGGGGCCTGGGCTGGGAGGTCTGGCTCAACGGCATGGAAGTCACCCAGTTCACCTATTTCCAGCAGGTCGGCGGCATCGACCTGAAGCCCGTGTCCGTGGAGATCACCTACGGCCTCGAACGGCTGTGCATGTATCTGCAGGAGAAGGAGTCGGTCTACGACCTCATGTGGAACAACGAGATCACCTACGGCAACGTCTTCCACCAGAACGAGGTGGAGATGTCCAAGTACAACTTCGAGCTGTCCAACGCGGACATGCTTTTCGACCTGTTCAACAAGTTCGAGGCCGAATGCCTGAAGCTGTGCGAGGAGGGGTTGCCCTGGCCCGCCTACGACTACTGCCTGAAGTGCTCCCATTCCTTCAACCTGCTGGACGCCCGCGGGGCCATCTCCATCACCGAGCGCGCCACCTACATCGGCCGCGTACGCAACCTGGCCTCCAAGATTGCCAGGCTCTACGCCGACCAGCGGGAAGAGATGGGCTATCCCATGCTCAAGAAATAA